In one Silene latifolia isolate original U9 population chromosome 10, ASM4854445v1, whole genome shotgun sequence genomic region, the following are encoded:
- the LOC141608075 gene encoding ATP-dependent DNA helicase PIF1-like: protein MCMDEAVQVEMPNALRRLFATILIFSCPNNPAEFWDKYYRPLSEDFRKKFPEEHAKVLQLTAGKVAQFLEGMGKTFSQFGLNHLHFEQETILQSTRDISDVLNAPVPLLQLASRKQLNLQQRTAYKAIIQHVQTAKAGAFFHRWSRSMGQICLPTATSGIAASNLPTGRTTHSRFKIPLDTEESLTCDVPKQRGLACLIREASLVIWDEASNAKRKNIEAVNMLFQDVCNSSQLFGGKVIVFGGDFRQVLPVLPRRTQQEAVEASIVSSPIWPHLTRFSLTENIRAREDPQFSKFLLDLGNGNLQTEERSWVSLPQELILQTKEGEEPEETLINVVFPEMKHNAFSPEIFNDRAILTPRNADVDSVNSMLIEMFPGTPHIYHSFDSVVDDNSNVYPTEFLNSLCPAGMTPHELILKEDSRVILLRNLDPAAGLCNGTRLICKRFFPNMIECEISTGFYKGECVLLPRITLKPSKNSRFPINF from the exons ATGTGCATGGACGAAGCTGTCCAAGTTGAGATGCCTAATGCTCTTAGAAGATTGTTTGCAACTATACTGATTTTTAGTTGCCCAAACAACCCTGCTGAATTCTGGGATAAATATTACAGGCCACTTTCCGAGGATTTTAGAAAGAAGTTTCCTGAAGAGCATGCAAAGGTGTTGCAGCTGACAGCAGGAAAGGTTGCGCAATTTTTGGAGGGGATGGGTAAGACGTTCAGCCAGTTTGGATTGAACCATTTACACTTTGAACAAGAAACAATACTACAAAGTACAAGGGATATCAGTGATGTTTTGAACGCCCCCGTACCTCTTCTGCAGCTTGCTTCACGCAAACAGCTCAATCTTCAGCAGCGCACTGCGTATAAGGCAATAATTCAACACGTCCAGACTGCAAAAGCAGGAGCTTTTTTTCATAGATGGTCCAG GTCAATGGGCCAAATATGCTTACCAACAGCTACCTCAGGAATAGCTGCATCAAATTTACCCACTGGCAGAACAACCCATTCTAGGTTTAAAATTCCTCTTGATACTGAAGAGTCCCTAACTTGCGATGTCCCTAAACAACGAGGATTGGCCTGCTTAATAAGGGAAGCTTCATTAGTCATTTGGGACGAGGCTTCAAATGCAAAGAGGAAGAATATTGAGGCTGTAAATATGTTATTCCAAGATGTATGCAATAGTTCGCAGCTATTTGGTGGAAAAGTCATAGTTTTTGGTGGAGATTTTAGGCAAGTGTTGCCAGTGCTTCCACGGCGCACACAACAAGAGGCTGTGGAGGCAAGCATTGTAAGCTCTCCTATCTGGCCACACCTAACAAGATTTAGCCTCACTGAAAATATTAGGGCGCGAGAGGACCCTCAATTTTCAAAGTTTCTACTAGACTTGGGGAATGGAAACTTACAAACAGAAGAACGCAGTTGGGTGTCACTGCCTCAAGAGTTAATTCTTCAAACAAAAGAAGGAGAGGAACCAGAGGAGACACTGATTAATGTTGTGTTCCCAGAGATGAAGCACAACGCCTTCAGCCCAGAAATTTTCAACGACAGAGCCATATTAACTCCGAGAAATGCTGATGTTGACTCTGTAAACAGCATGCTGATTGAAATGTTCCCAGGAACACCACACATTTATCATAGCTTTGATAGCGTTGTTGATGACAACTCAAATGTATACCCAACTGAGTTCCTGAATTCACTATGTCCTGCTGGAATGACACCGCATGAGCTAATTTTGAAGGAAGATTCACGTGTTATATTATTAAGAAATTTAGATCCTGCAGCTGGTCTGTGCAATGGTACACGCCTCATATGCAAGCGGTTTTTCCCAAACATGATTGAGTGTGAAATATCAACTGGATTTTATAAAGGAGAGTGTGTTTTACTTCCTAGGATTACACTTAAACCATCCAAGAATTCTAGATTTCCAATTAATTTCTAG